cccccatgctcctctgttgtcccccctgctcctctggtcctccccctgcttctttgtcccccccaggtgagcgctgtggggagggagaggaggtgagctctgctgggagggagagacagaggagcggaggggggcggcggtccgctgtcactgaagccggcccactgagccatcggcccaccgggaaactccctgtagtcccaatggccagtccatccctgcctgttGGAGCaccttaaggactggagttgagaaacgctgatCTAACATATGAAGGGTGACTAAGCGTGGGAAGCGCCCTGGTATCGGGAGGGCCGAGGCGCGggaagtttagttccactttaaatatggATTTTGGGTGAGGATGGGAAATTCTTCTCAGTCGATCTACAAGAAGTGTGATGTTTGATCGATGACCTGCTGCTGACCCCTTCCGTCTCTTATATTGGGCGGTAGAATGTCGTGTTGCCATTTTTTCTTCTGTGAATTTTTCTTCTTAATCTTTGTCCAGAAACCCAAGTTCCAACCCAGCGCTATGGGCGGAGACCTTACGGAGTGGGGCTGCTGATCGCGGGCTATGATGTAAGTAGTCGGGTCTGTGGGGGTGGAAGGTGATTGGTCTGTGGGGGTGGAAGGTGATTGGTCTTCACCCCAGAAAAGAAATCCTGAAAGTCACGGGAACTCCTCCTAGTGGAGATTTACTAATTGTGGACGTTCTACACTCCGGAAATCTTCAACATACACACGTCATTCCTCCCCTCGCTGCCGCTCCTCCCATACTCTTGCTGGCTATTTCtggctgtcaaaatgacagctgGGAGTTGCTGTGTAAATGGTATAACTGCAGAAGCTGCCGCTGTCCAATGAGACTGTGTGACACTGTGTTTAAAAACCTTAGAGAGAGAGTTTGTTTCCAAAACGGGAGATGAGAAATACAAAGTAAcaatctatctcccgtctgatcaatgtttataaacaatgttactttgtatctctctatctcctgtctgatcaatgtttataaacaatgttactttgtatctctctatctcccgtctgatcaatgtttataaacaatgttactttgtatctctatctcccgtctgatcaatgtttataaacaatgttactttgtatctctatctcccgtctgatcaatgtttataaacaatgttactttgtatctctctatctcctgtctgatcaatgtttataaacaatgttactttgtatctctctctcccgtctgatcaatgtttataaacaatgttactttgtatctctctctctcccgtctgatcaatgtttataaacaatgttactttgtatctctatctcccgtctgatcaatgtttataaacaatgttactttgtatctctatctcctgtctgatcaatgtttataaacaatgttactttgtatctctatctcctgtctgatcaatgtttataaataaTGTTAGATATACGAAGCATTGTTTATAAaccttgatcagacaggagatgcaaagtaacattgtttataaacattgatcatgCGGGAGATAgaatgttactttgtatttctCCCAAcatcctgtctgatcaatgtttataaacaatgttactttttaTCTCAGGCAGGAGatgttaaaataatttttctagGATTTCTCATGGTGAAATCTTATTTTGCCCTTTTAtaaaactagctgaatacccggcgttgcccggtcttcctatcttaaccttttggggaggaaaatcatagtaatataaatatacccatcttttatataagggtgtaggtaagggttaatgtaactgtcatatatttttgtttggcatataagtaatatgtgtagcaggtattattgaaatatctccaggcgtacagaagttatgtgggaacatttcccattgatttgcatgggactttaaaccaaaccccgaccctcacaaatggggggaGATAAGGGATAAATGAACTATCCTATAgtgtaagtggacatataagtaacatgtgaccaagtgttatggaaatatctacagccgtttggaagttatgaagtaagatgtatttcccatagagttgaatgggactttaaagaaaaaccccgaccatggcaaatgggggtgggtaagggtaaaaccacctatcctatgtttgttgctgacatataagtaacatgtgtgccaagtttcatgttaatatctttagccgtttggacgtgatgctggaacatacatacatacatacatacacacacacacgttgtgttttatatatatatagattcagaTATTTTGACAAATGTTTGTTTAGATCTTGGAATAAATAACATCTCCATTTTctgaggtgacaggtcctcttccttGTAATGATAACACATTGTTGTGTCTCCCCCTCGGCAGGACATGGGGCCCCACATCTTCCAGACTTGCCCCTCTGCAAACTACTTCGACTGCAGGGCCATGTCCATCGGGGCGCGCTCCCAGTCCGCCCGCACCTACCTGGAGAGACGCATGACGGAGTTCAGCGATTGTGAGTCCagggtattgtgtgtgtgtgtgtgtgtgtgtggggggggggggggggggcggtaattGGAAGGCAAAATCTGTACTTTAATCTTGTCCCTGACCCGTGTGATTGGTTATTCCCGTACAGGTAATCTGAATGAGCTTGTGAAGCACGGACTGCGCGCCCTCAGAGAGACTCTTCCTGCAGAACAAGACTTGACTACTAAGGTGACTTCACATCTCCCTGCCCCCAACCCCCCCAACCAATAAGGTGACATCACATCTCCCAGTCATGTGACTTTCCATTTTTTTGGGTTTGGAATGTAGATGTGACGTCGGCTCGGGGGATGTTGTGTTGACGGGATGTTGTGTTGACGGGATGTTTtatgaggcgggggggggggcctcgtTGCCAGTGTGGCGAAGGGAAAGGTCGGCCCGGCCAGTGTCAGCCCGGCTCGTTGTGAGTTTGGTAAAGTGAGGTGTCGGCTAGGCCAGTGTGGTGCAGGGAGGGACGGGGCCTCGCTGCCAGTTTGGTGCAGGGAGGGTTCGGCCAGTGTGGCGCAGGGAGGGGGGCCTCGTTGCCAGTGTGGCGCAGGGAAAGGTCGGCCCGGCCAGagtagcgtgggggggggggggcggcttgtTGTCAGTTTGGTAAAGTGAGGTGTAGGCTAGGCCAGTGTGGTGCAGGGAGGGGCGGGGCCTCGCTGCCATTTTGGCGCAGGGGAGGTCGGCCTGACCAGTGTGAGGCAGGGAGGGGTTGGCCAGTGTAGCACAGGGAGGGGGGCCTCGTTGCCAGTTTGGTGAAGGGAGGGGCCGGCTAAGCCAGGGAGGGGCCGGCTAAGCCAGGGAGGGGCCGGCTAGGCCAGGGAGGGGTGGGGCCTCGCTGCCAGTTTGGTGCAGGGAGGGTGGGGCCTCGCTGCCAGTTTATGTGCAGGGAGAGGGCGGCCCAGCcagtatgagggggggggggggcctcgctGCCAGTGTGGCGCAGGGAGGGTACAGACATGGCCTCGTGTTGGCAGGTAAGGAGGTTTTATTTGTGTCGGAAGATACTAGCTCAGTCCGCTGCCTCTTCCTCACCCCAGAGTTATGGAAAGTAACCCGCTGCCAGTGTGGCACAGGGAGGGGCGGGGCCTCGCTGACAGTTTGAAGGGAGGGGTCTGCTAGGCCTACGTGTGGCGCAGGGAGGCCTTGCTGCCAGTGTGGCGCAGGGAGGGGCGGGGCCTTGCTGTCAGTGTGGCGCAGGGCCTTGCTGTCAGTGTGGCGCAGGGAGGGGCGGGGCCTTGCTGTCAGTGTGGCGCAGGGAGGGGGGCTGTCGGGTTTGTGGTCTCTCGTGTGAAGTTTGGCTCTGGTGTTTGTATCTGTGGTGGGCGGAGTTCTGAATCAGCCAATAGCGATGATCGGTGAGAGGGAAATCACATGATTGTTTCTGTCTGCAGAACGTCTCCATCGGCATTGTGGGGAAGGAGATGGAGTTCACCATCTATGACGATGACGAGGTGGCGTCATTCCTGGAAGGGCTGGAGGAGCGACCGCAGAGGAAGGTTGGTGATGATGTCATACATTTCCCATTCAGAcaaatttctccccccccccccccccccctcttcttctgaGCAGTATTTTCTTAGTGCccacacaggtggtggtggtggtgggggggatttAGCCTTTTCGGTGTCGCTATGTGTTGTGTGATTATTATACATAACTTTTCATTTCCTCCCCGCAGGTGGCGCCCCCCGCAGAGGACGTGGCCGACAAACCCGAGGAGCCGATGGAGCACTAGagttcgtttttgttttttttacatttctgtttAGTTGACCATCACCATCCTCCCGGGTGTACACCCGTCtctcccacccctcccccacgtatgacatgtacacccccccccccggcagggcTGAACAGAAATGGTTCTTTTTTTCTATGACTTGTGTTTCTTTGATCACCAATGcggtgaataaaataaaaaataaaaaatgtcctttgatttgaattgtattttttgaaattttttattttaagtttatGTGTCACAGACAGAGTGACCATttctatataataataatcataatatcaGACAGGGAAGTATTTCAGATgaatgttaaagtgattgtaaacctcagacatgaaatatgaacaaagcacttCCCTCCATA
This sequence is a window from Rana temporaria chromosome 11 unlocalized genomic scaffold, aRanTem1.1 chr11y, whole genome shotgun sequence. Protein-coding genes within it:
- the PSMA1 gene encoding proteasome subunit alpha type-1, with product MFRNQYDNDVTVWSPQGRIHQIEYAMEAVKQGSATVGLKSKTHAVLVALKRAQSELAAHQKKILNVDNHVGISIAGLTADARLLCNFMRQECLDSRFVFDRPLPVSRLVSLIGSKTQVPTQRYGRRPYGVGLLIAGYDDMGPHIFQTCPSANYFDCRAMSIGARSQSARTYLERRMTEFSDCNLNELVKHGLRALRETLPAEQDLTTKNVSIGIVGKEMEFTIYDDDEVASFLEGLEERPQRKVAPPAEDVADKPEEPMEH